One window from the genome of Sphaerotilus microaerophilus encodes:
- a CDS encoding cysteine-rich CWC family protein, with protein MTTPTPWPERPAAPLDAPLCPLCGQSNACAPVASGRFGSACWCTELTLPAELFARLPAEARGTACICRACAVAAGAQPKG; from the coding sequence ATGACGACCCCCACCCCGTGGCCTGAACGCCCCGCCGCTCCGCTGGACGCGCCGCTCTGTCCCCTGTGCGGGCAGTCCAACGCCTGCGCGCCGGTCGCCTCGGGCCGCTTCGGCTCAGCCTGCTGGTGCACCGAGCTGACGCTGCCGGCCGAGCTGTTCGCCCGCCTACCCGCCGAGGCGCGCGGCACGGCCTGCATCTGCCGCGCCTGCGCCGTGGCGGCCGGTGCCCAGCCCAAGGGCTGA
- the acs gene encoding acetate--CoA ligase: MSQAEGVQDAKVYLPSEATVAAAAVSGMAAYEKLCAQAEADYEGFWAGHARELLTWKTPFTKVLNEENAPFFKWFEDGTLNASYNCLDRNVERGLGDKTAIIFEADGGEVTKVTYSELLAKTCQIANGLRSLGVGKGDRVIIYIAMSVDGVAAMQACARIGATHSVVFGGFSAQSLRDRIEDTGAKAVITADCQVRGGKKLPLKAIVDEALTLGGCDSVQKVLVVNRADAAVTMAEGRDVWMADVVASQPTTCEPEWVDAEHPLFLLYTSGSTGKPKGVQHSTGGYLLHAALTCKWTFDLKADDVFWCTADIGWVTGHTYITYGPLALGGTEIVFEGVPTYPDAGRFWKMIQDHKVSVFYTAPTAIRSLIKAAEANDAVHPKSYDLSSLRILGSVGEPINPAAWEWYHLHVGGGRCPIVDTFWQTETGGHMITPLPGATPLVPGSCTLPFPGIQFAVVDETGTELPWGKGGILVCKKPWPSMIRTIWGDPERFKKSYYPEDFKGQLYLAGDGAIRDAKTGYFTITGRIDDVLNVSGHRMGTMEIESALVSCTELVAEAAVVGRPDETTGEAVCAFVVLKRPAPTGEEAKAIAKILRDHVGKEIGPIAKPKDIRFGDNLPKTRSGKIMRRLLRSLAKGESITQDTSTLENPAILGQLGQTY, from the coding sequence ATGAGCCAAGCAGAAGGCGTCCAGGACGCCAAGGTCTACCTGCCTTCCGAAGCCACCGTTGCCGCCGCTGCCGTATCCGGCATGGCCGCCTACGAGAAGCTGTGCGCACAGGCCGAGGCCGACTACGAAGGCTTCTGGGCCGGTCATGCGCGCGAGCTGCTGACCTGGAAGACCCCGTTCACCAAGGTGCTGAACGAGGAGAACGCGCCCTTCTTCAAGTGGTTCGAGGACGGCACCCTCAACGCCTCCTACAACTGCCTGGACCGCAACGTCGAGCGCGGGCTGGGCGACAAGACCGCCATCATCTTCGAGGCCGATGGCGGCGAGGTCACCAAGGTCACCTACAGCGAGCTGCTGGCCAAGACCTGCCAGATCGCCAACGGCCTGAGGAGCCTGGGGGTCGGCAAGGGTGACCGCGTCATCATCTACATCGCCATGTCGGTCGACGGCGTGGCGGCCATGCAGGCCTGCGCCCGCATCGGCGCGACCCACTCGGTGGTGTTCGGCGGTTTCTCCGCCCAGTCGCTGCGTGACCGCATCGAGGACACCGGCGCCAAGGCGGTCATCACCGCCGACTGCCAGGTGCGCGGCGGCAAGAAGCTGCCCCTGAAGGCCATCGTCGACGAAGCCCTGACCCTGGGTGGCTGCGACAGCGTGCAGAAGGTGCTGGTCGTCAACCGTGCCGACGCCGCCGTGACCATGGCGGAAGGCCGTGACGTCTGGATGGCCGACGTCGTCGCCAGCCAGCCCACCACCTGCGAGCCGGAGTGGGTCGATGCCGAGCACCCGCTGTTCCTGCTCTACACCTCCGGCTCCACCGGCAAGCCCAAGGGCGTGCAGCACAGCACCGGCGGCTACCTGCTGCATGCGGCGCTGACCTGCAAGTGGACCTTCGACCTGAAGGCCGATGACGTGTTCTGGTGCACGGCCGACATCGGCTGGGTCACGGGCCACACCTACATCACCTACGGCCCGCTCGCGCTGGGCGGCACCGAGATCGTCTTCGAAGGCGTGCCGACCTACCCGGATGCCGGCCGCTTCTGGAAGATGATCCAGGACCACAAGGTCAGCGTCTTCTACACCGCGCCGACGGCGATCCGCTCGCTGATCAAGGCCGCCGAGGCCAACGACGCCGTGCACCCGAAGAGCTACGACCTGTCGTCGCTGCGCATCCTGGGTTCGGTCGGCGAGCCGATCAACCCCGCCGCCTGGGAGTGGTACCACCTGCACGTGGGCGGCGGCCGCTGCCCGATCGTCGACACGTTCTGGCAGACCGAGACCGGCGGTCACATGATCACGCCGCTGCCGGGCGCGACGCCGCTGGTGCCGGGTTCGTGCACGCTGCCCTTCCCGGGCATCCAGTTCGCCGTGGTCGACGAGACCGGTACCGAGCTGCCCTGGGGCAAGGGCGGCATCCTGGTCTGCAAGAAGCCCTGGCCGTCGATGATCCGCACCATCTGGGGTGACCCGGAGCGCTTCAAGAAGTCCTACTACCCGGAAGACTTCAAGGGCCAGCTCTACTTGGCGGGTGACGGCGCGATCCGTGACGCCAAGACCGGCTACTTCACCATCACCGGCCGCATCGACGACGTGCTGAACGTCTCCGGCCACCGCATGGGCACGATGGAAATCGAGTCCGCGCTGGTGAGCTGCACCGAGCTGGTGGCCGAAGCCGCCGTCGTGGGCCGTCCTGACGAAACGACCGGTGAAGCCGTCTGCGCCTTCGTCGTGCTCAAGCGCCCGGCGCCGACCGGCGAAGAGGCCAAGGCCATCGCCAAGATCCTGCGCGACCACGTCGGCAAGGAAATCGGCCCGATCGCCAAGCCCAAGGACATCCGCTTCGGCGACAACCTGCCCAAGACCCGCTCGGGCAAGATCATGCGTCGCCTGCTGCGCTCGCTGGCCAAGGGCGAGTCGATCACCCAGGACACCAGCACGCTGGAGAACCCGGCGATCCTGGGCCAGCTCGGCCAGACCTACTGA
- a CDS encoding TIGR04438 family Trp-rich protein: MYFVMLGLALLLLRWLGMEPMAQWSAWSMFLPFIAALVWWAWSDASGRTRRLQEERFEQRRRARRQRAVAAMGGLPKASARKGR, from the coding sequence ATGTACTTCGTGATGCTGGGATTGGCCCTGCTGCTGCTGCGCTGGCTGGGGATGGAGCCGATGGCCCAGTGGTCTGCCTGGTCGATGTTCCTGCCCTTCATCGCCGCTCTGGTGTGGTGGGCCTGGTCAGATGCAAGCGGGCGCACGCGCCGGCTACAGGAGGAGCGCTTCGAGCAGCGCAGGCGGGCCCGCCGCCAGCGTGCGGTGGCGGCGATGGGTGGGTTGCCCAAGGCGTCGGCGCGCAAGGGGCGCTGA
- a CDS encoding fumarate hydratase, translating into MTAIRQDDFIQSIADAFQYISCYHPLDYIKALGEAYEREESPAAKDAIAQILTNSRMCAEGRRPICQDTGIAVVFLKVGQNLRWDATMSVEDMVNEGVRRAYNHPDNKLRASVLLDPAGARRNSKDNTPAVIHYEIVPGDHLEVICAAKGGGSENKSKFYALNPSDSIVDWVLKTVPTMGAGWCPPGILGIGIGGTPEKAMLLAKESLMAPVDIHELKAKAASGAALTRVESLRLELMEKVNALGIGAQGLGGLTTVLDVKILDYPTHAASLPVAMIPNCAATRHVHFHLDGSGPAKLEPPKLEDWPDVTWKADTNVATRVDLNTLTKDEVASWKPGQVLLLNGKMLTGRDAAHKRISDMLAKGEPLPVDFTNRVIYYVGPVDPVRDEAVGPAGPTTATRMDGFTRMMLEKTGLISMVGKAERGPVAIQAIKDNRSAYLMAVGGAAYLVSKAIKTAKVVGFADLGMEAIYEFDVVDMPVTVAVDAGGTSAHIEGPKTWQAKIGKIPVAVA; encoded by the coding sequence ATGACCGCCATCCGCCAGGACGATTTCATCCAGAGCATCGCCGACGCCTTCCAGTACATCAGCTGCTACCACCCGCTGGACTACATCAAGGCCCTGGGCGAAGCGTATGAGCGCGAGGAATCCCCGGCCGCCAAGGACGCCATCGCCCAGATCCTGACCAATTCGCGCATGTGCGCCGAGGGCCGCCGCCCGATCTGCCAGGACACCGGCATCGCCGTGGTCTTCCTGAAGGTGGGCCAGAACCTGCGCTGGGACGCCACGATGTCCGTCGAGGACATGGTCAACGAGGGCGTGCGCCGCGCCTACAACCACCCGGACAACAAGCTGCGCGCTTCCGTGCTGCTCGACCCGGCCGGTGCCCGCCGGAACTCCAAGGACAACACCCCGGCGGTGATCCACTACGAGATCGTCCCGGGCGACCACCTCGAAGTGATTTGCGCGGCCAAGGGCGGCGGCTCGGAGAACAAGTCGAAGTTCTACGCGCTGAACCCGTCGGACTCGATCGTCGACTGGGTGCTCAAGACCGTGCCGACGATGGGCGCGGGCTGGTGCCCGCCGGGCATCCTGGGCATCGGCATCGGCGGCACGCCGGAAAAGGCGATGCTGCTGGCCAAGGAGTCGCTGATGGCGCCGGTGGACATCCACGAGCTCAAGGCCAAGGCCGCCAGCGGCGCGGCGCTGACCCGTGTCGAGTCGCTGCGTCTGGAGCTGATGGAGAAGGTCAACGCCCTGGGCATCGGTGCCCAGGGCCTGGGTGGCCTGACCACGGTGCTGGACGTCAAGATCCTGGACTACCCCACCCACGCCGCCTCGCTGCCGGTGGCCATGATCCCGAACTGCGCGGCCACCCGCCACGTGCACTTCCACCTCGACGGCTCGGGCCCCGCCAAGCTGGAGCCGCCGAAGCTGGAAGACTGGCCGGACGTGACCTGGAAGGCCGACACCAACGTCGCCACCCGCGTCGACCTGAACACGCTGACCAAGGACGAAGTCGCTTCCTGGAAGCCCGGCCAGGTGCTGCTGCTCAACGGCAAGATGCTCACCGGCCGCGACGCTGCGCACAAGCGCATCTCCGACATGCTGGCCAAGGGCGAACCGCTGCCGGTGGACTTCACCAACCGCGTCATCTACTACGTCGGCCCGGTGGACCCGGTGCGCGACGAGGCGGTCGGCCCGGCCGGCCCCACCACCGCCACCCGCATGGACGGCTTCACGCGCATGATGCTGGAGAAGACCGGCCTGATCTCGATGGTCGGCAAGGCCGAGCGCGGCCCGGTCGCCATCCAGGCGATCAAGGACAACCGCAGTGCTTACCTGATGGCCGTGGGCGGCGCAGCCTACCTGGTGTCCAAGGCGATCAAGACCGCCAAGGTGGTGGGCTTCGCCGACCTGGGCATGGAAGCCATCTACGAGTTCGACGTGGTCGACATGCCGGTGACGGTGGCGGTGGACGCCGGCGGCACCAGCGCCCACATCGAGGGACCGAAGACGTGGCAGGCCAAGATCGGCAAAATCCCGGTCGCGGTGGCCTGA
- a CDS encoding c-type cytochrome, with protein MKSVFALIAAAFVAGPALAADAGLELAQKKNCMACHAIDKKLVGPAYKDVAAKYKADKAAPAALAAKVVKGGVGAWGNVPMPANNVTEAEAKQLVAWVLSQK; from the coding sequence ATGAAGTCCGTGTTCGCCCTGATCGCTGCCGCCTTCGTCGCCGGCCCCGCCCTCGCTGCCGATGCCGGCCTGGAACTGGCGCAGAAGAAGAACTGCATGGCCTGCCACGCCATTGACAAGAAGCTGGTCGGCCCGGCCTACAAGGATGTGGCCGCCAAGTACAAGGCCGACAAGGCCGCTCCCGCCGCGCTGGCCGCCAAGGTGGTCAAGGGTGGCGTGGGTGCCTGGGGCAATGTGCCGATGCCCGCCAACAATGTGACCGAAGCCGAAGCCAAGCAGCTGGTCGCCTGGGTGCTGAGCCAGAAGTGA
- the tsaD gene encoding tRNA (adenosine(37)-N6)-threonylcarbamoyltransferase complex transferase subunit TsaD encodes MSGVVSGPAPLRVLGIESSCDETGVALVELPEGSAGVAPPRLLAHALHSQIDMHQAYGGVVPELASRDHIRRVVPLAREVLSQSGLGLDAIDVVAYTRGPGLAGALLVGTGVACALGLALQRPVLGVHHLEGHLLSPFLSADPPEFPFIALLVSGGHTQLMRVEGVGRYEQLGETIDDAAGEAFDKTAKMLGLGYPGGPALARLAEQGRADAFALPRPLLRAGNLDFSFAGLKTAVRTQLLKLEAAQALTEAARADLAASTQAAIVEVLVAKSLAALKGSGLRRLVVAGGVGANRSLRQQLDAACQRRGVRVHYPELHLCTDNGAMIALAAAMRLQAGLAQPSEAYAFDVQPRWELTQR; translated from the coding sequence ATGAGCGGTGTCGTGTCTGGCCCGGCGCCGCTGCGCGTGCTGGGCATCGAATCCTCCTGCGACGAAACCGGCGTGGCGTTGGTGGAACTGCCCGAGGGCAGTGCGGGCGTGGCGCCGCCGCGCCTGCTCGCCCATGCGCTGCACAGCCAGATCGACATGCACCAGGCCTATGGCGGCGTGGTGCCGGAACTGGCGTCGCGTGACCACATCCGCCGCGTGGTGCCGCTGGCGCGCGAGGTGCTGAGCCAGTCGGGCCTTGGGCTCGATGCCATCGATGTGGTGGCCTACACCCGCGGCCCTGGCTTGGCGGGGGCGCTGCTGGTCGGCACGGGCGTGGCCTGCGCGCTCGGGCTGGCGCTGCAGCGCCCGGTGCTGGGCGTGCATCACCTGGAGGGGCACCTGCTGTCGCCCTTTCTGTCGGCCGATCCGCCGGAGTTCCCCTTCATTGCGTTGCTGGTCTCGGGTGGGCACACGCAGCTGATGCGCGTCGAAGGAGTGGGGCGCTACGAGCAGCTGGGCGAGACCATCGACGACGCGGCGGGCGAGGCCTTCGACAAGACCGCCAAGATGCTCGGCCTGGGCTACCCGGGTGGGCCGGCGCTGGCGCGGCTGGCCGAGCAGGGGCGGGCGGATGCCTTTGCGCTGCCGCGCCCGCTGCTGCGCGCCGGCAACCTGGACTTCTCCTTTGCCGGGCTGAAGACGGCGGTGCGCACCCAGCTGCTCAAGCTGGAGGCGGCGCAGGCGCTGACCGAAGCCGCCCGGGCCGATCTGGCTGCGTCCACGCAGGCCGCCATCGTTGAGGTGCTGGTGGCCAAGTCGCTTGCCGCGCTGAAGGGCAGCGGTCTGCGGCGCCTCGTGGTGGCCGGCGGCGTGGGGGCCAACCGGTCGCTGCGTCAGCAACTCGATGCCGCCTGCCAGCGGCGTGGTGTGCGCGTGCACTACCCGGAGCTGCACCTGTGCACCGACAATGGCGCCATGATCGCGTTGGCCGCGGCCATGCGCCTGCAGGCGGGGCTGGCGCAGCCCAGCGAGGCCTACGCGTTCGACGTGCAGCCGCGCTGGGAGCTGACGCAGCGGTGA
- a CDS encoding mechanosensitive ion channel family protein gives MSPSFVLPTDLLAAVLRPGALTEWGLLAALLGLSALLVRLLRGPAGSSGASGTAVPAVPAAQREPSIWFGEHLVDGVLFPLLALALAYLCKRLLGLAGQPVAVFAVAVPVLLSLAIIRLSVRVLSAAFPGSQMMRFVERSISWLAWAATVLWLTGLLPVLLEWLEEVQWKIGSHPLSLRTLLEGTLLAGFVLVLALWVSAALEARLLRGATGEQLSLRKAAANVLRAGLLFVGLLVALSAVGIDLTALSVLGGALGVGIGFGLQKLAANYISGFVILAERSVRIGDIVKVGEHEGRITDITTRYTVIRAATGREAIIPNEALITGVVENLTLADRQLLVQSLVSVGYDTDVDGLRERINAVVRGVDRVLPEPAPATHLLAFGANGLDLGIFFWIADPENGQANVRSAVNLAVLDLLRREGVEIPFPQQVVHQAPEPQPPRA, from the coding sequence ATGTCCCCGTCCTTTGTCCTGCCTACCGATCTCCTGGCCGCCGTGCTGCGTCCCGGCGCCTTGACCGAGTGGGGCCTGCTGGCCGCACTGCTCGGGCTGAGCGCCCTGCTGGTGCGCTTGCTGCGCGGCCCAGCGGGTTCCTCGGGTGCTTCGGGCACCGCGGTTCCAGCGGTTCCAGCGGCGCAGCGCGAGCCGTCGATCTGGTTCGGTGAGCACCTGGTGGACGGCGTGTTGTTCCCCTTGCTGGCGTTGGCGCTGGCCTACCTGTGCAAACGCCTGCTCGGCTTGGCTGGGCAGCCGGTGGCGGTGTTCGCGGTGGCGGTACCGGTGCTGCTGTCGCTGGCGATCATCCGCCTGAGCGTGCGGGTGCTGTCGGCGGCGTTTCCCGGGTCACAGATGATGCGCTTCGTCGAGCGCAGCATCTCCTGGCTGGCCTGGGCGGCGACGGTGCTGTGGCTCACAGGCCTGCTGCCGGTGCTGCTGGAGTGGCTGGAAGAGGTGCAGTGGAAGATCGGCTCGCACCCGCTGAGCCTGCGTACGCTGCTCGAGGGCACGCTGCTGGCGGGCTTCGTGCTGGTGCTGGCGCTGTGGGTGTCCGCGGCGCTTGAGGCCCGCCTGCTGCGCGGCGCGACCGGGGAGCAGCTCTCGCTGCGCAAGGCGGCGGCCAACGTGCTGCGCGCAGGCCTGCTCTTCGTCGGCCTGCTGGTGGCCCTGTCGGCGGTGGGCATCGACCTGACCGCGCTGTCGGTGCTCGGCGGCGCGCTGGGCGTGGGCATTGGCTTCGGCCTGCAGAAGCTGGCGGCCAACTACATCAGCGGCTTCGTGATCCTGGCCGAGCGCTCGGTGCGCATCGGCGACATCGTCAAGGTGGGCGAGCATGAGGGCCGCATCACCGACATCACGACGCGCTACACCGTGATCCGCGCTGCCACCGGCCGCGAGGCGATCATCCCCAACGAGGCGCTCATCACCGGCGTGGTGGAGAACCTGACGCTGGCCGACCGGCAGCTGCTGGTGCAGTCGCTGGTCAGCGTGGGTTACGACACCGATGTCGACGGGCTGCGCGAGCGCATCAATGCGGTGGTGCGCGGCGTGGACCGGGTTCTGCCCGAGCCCGCACCGGCCACGCACCTGCTGGCCTTTGGCGCCAACGGGCTGGACCTGGGGATCTTCTTCTGGATCGCCGACCCGGAGAACGGCCAGGCCAACGTCCGCTCAGCCGTCAACCTGGCGGTGCTGGACCTGCTGCGCCGCGAAGGGGTGGAGATTCCCTTCCCGCAGCAGGTGGTGCACCAGGCGCCGGAGCCGCAGCCGCCCCGGGCGTAG
- a CDS encoding TIGR00645 family protein codes for MHDPTQAKLAPLPKLIFASRWLQLPLYLGLILAQAVYVFHFWVELVHLIEAAFGNQHALDILVKSIGYKPEAGEAVTKLNETVIMLVVLGLIDVVMISNLLIMVIVGGYETFVSRLNLEGHPDQPEWLDHVNASVLKVKLGTAIIGISSIHLLKTFINAANYDEKTLLWQTVIHVAFLASAMAIAASDRILGGHHKPGAPH; via the coding sequence ATGCACGATCCCACCCAGGCCAAGCTCGCCCCGCTGCCCAAGCTCATCTTCGCCAGCCGCTGGCTGCAGCTGCCGCTGTACCTCGGGCTGATCCTGGCCCAGGCGGTGTACGTGTTCCACTTCTGGGTGGAGCTGGTGCACCTGATCGAAGCGGCCTTCGGCAACCAGCATGCGCTGGACATCCTGGTCAAGAGCATCGGCTACAAGCCCGAGGCGGGGGAAGCGGTCACCAAGCTCAACGAGACGGTGATCATGCTGGTGGTGCTGGGGCTGATCGACGTGGTGATGATCAGCAACCTGCTGATCATGGTCATCGTGGGCGGCTACGAGACCTTCGTCTCGCGCCTGAACCTGGAAGGCCACCCGGACCAGCCCGAGTGGCTGGACCACGTCAACGCCTCGGTCCTGAAGGTCAAGCTGGGCACCGCGATCATCGGCATCTCGTCGATCCACCTGCTCAAGACCTTCATCAACGCGGCCAACTACGACGAGAAGACGCTGCTGTGGCAGACGGTGATCCACGTCGCCTTCCTCGCCTCGGCGATGGCCATCGCCGCCTCGGACCGCATCCTGGGTGGTCACCACAAGCCCGGCGCGCCCCACTGA
- a CDS encoding glycosyltransferase, protein MRILFVHQNFPAQYVHLAPALAARGHEVRALAISEQRQALPGVQVWRYGVKRGNTAGIHPWVVDVETKVLRGEACAHAAAQLAQRGYAPDLICVHPGWGEALFLREVWPKARQLHFVEMYYGAEGQDVGFDPEFPGVDLAARCRLVMKNSALLQGLVTMDAGISPTHWQAGTVPALFQPKLTVLHDGIDTRRASPNPQARFQATTQATTQAGLTLDLTVADEVLSFINRNLEPSRGYHRFMRALPGILQRRPQAQVVIVGGSDVSYGARPAHGTYQQIYLDEVREAIGEANLARVHFVGRIPHASLMALFQVTRAHVYLSYPFVLSWSLLEAMACEAPIVGSDTAPVREVITTGDTGVLVDFFDTAALVDAACDTLAQPRGTAALGRRARELVLARYDLARVCLPQQVALAEGMAAG, encoded by the coding sequence ATGAGGATCCTGTTCGTCCACCAGAATTTCCCTGCTCAGTACGTGCATCTCGCTCCGGCGCTGGCTGCGCGCGGCCACGAGGTCCGGGCGCTGGCCATCTCCGAGCAGCGCCAGGCCCTGCCCGGTGTCCAGGTGTGGCGCTATGGCGTGAAGCGCGGCAACACCGCGGGCATCCACCCCTGGGTGGTGGACGTGGAAACCAAGGTGCTGCGTGGCGAGGCCTGCGCCCACGCCGCCGCGCAACTGGCGCAGCGCGGCTACGCGCCCGACCTGATCTGCGTGCACCCCGGCTGGGGCGAGGCACTGTTCCTGCGCGAGGTCTGGCCGAAGGCAAGGCAACTGCACTTCGTGGAGATGTACTACGGGGCCGAGGGGCAGGACGTCGGCTTCGACCCCGAGTTCCCTGGCGTGGACCTGGCCGCGCGCTGCCGGCTGGTGATGAAGAACAGCGCCCTCCTGCAGGGCCTGGTGACGATGGACGCCGGCATCAGCCCGACGCACTGGCAGGCCGGCACCGTGCCGGCGCTGTTCCAGCCCAAGCTGACCGTGCTGCATGACGGCATCGACACCCGTCGCGCCAGCCCGAATCCCCAGGCGCGTTTCCAAGCCACTACGCAGGCCACCACGCAGGCCGGCCTGACGCTCGACCTGACGGTGGCCGACGAGGTGCTGAGCTTCATCAACCGCAACCTGGAGCCCAGCCGCGGTTACCACCGCTTCATGCGCGCGCTGCCCGGAATCCTGCAGCGGCGCCCGCAGGCCCAGGTCGTGATCGTCGGCGGCAGCGACGTGAGCTACGGCGCCCGCCCGGCCCACGGAACTTACCAGCAGATCTACCTGGACGAGGTGCGCGAGGCCATCGGCGAGGCCAACCTCGCCCGGGTGCATTTCGTCGGCCGCATTCCCCATGCCTCGCTGATGGCGCTGTTCCAGGTCACGCGCGCGCATGTCTACCTGAGCTACCCCTTCGTGCTGAGCTGGTCGCTACTGGAAGCGATGGCCTGCGAGGCGCCCATCGTCGGCTCGGACACCGCCCCCGTGCGCGAGGTGATCACGACGGGCGACACCGGCGTCCTGGTCGACTTCTTCGACACGGCCGCACTGGTCGATGCCGCCTGCGACACCCTGGCGCAGCCGCGCGGCACGGCAGCGCTGGGCCGCCGGGCGCGGGAGCTCGTGCTGGCTCGCTACGACCTGGCCAGGGTCTGCCTGCCCCAGCAGGTGGCGCTGGCCGAGGGCATGGCCGCCGGCTGA
- a CDS encoding branched-chain amino acid ABC transporter substrate-binding protein: MKPSFLGCCVAAAVLSSLTFSAGAATLVPIRLGLIEGLSGPFGNAGEAVARNLQWAVERVNARGGVKLPDGAHPLELVRLDSKGNAEEALSVLKSALDQDVAFVAQGNSSAVAAALIDALNKHNQREPARQALFLNYSAVEPSLTNEKCSPWHFRFDAHADMRLGALMDVMAQDSALKRVYLIGQDYSFGQYVVRRAQELIGQRRPDVSVVGQEMHPIGRVKDFLPYATKIKASGAQAVVTGNWGNDLTLLVKAAREVGFEGKFYTFYGNALGVPGTLGEAGVDRVVALAEWHPNVGGKASDELVQRFRQRFPKPEDDYLHVRMQVMVEMLAQAIERAKSAEAGAVARALSGARYDGRTLGGLGQGVMRAGDHQFIQPLYVSVMRKAGSEGVRFDVEGSGYGFRTLRYLSAAQTELPHSCKMPAY, from the coding sequence ATGAAGCCATCTTTTCTCGGCTGCTGTGTGGCGGCTGCTGTGCTGTCTTCGCTGACCTTCTCGGCGGGGGCCGCGACGTTGGTGCCAATCCGCCTCGGCCTGATCGAGGGCCTGTCCGGCCCCTTCGGCAACGCTGGCGAGGCGGTGGCGCGCAACCTGCAATGGGCAGTCGAGCGCGTCAACGCCCGCGGCGGCGTGAAGCTGCCCGACGGCGCGCATCCGCTGGAGTTGGTCCGGCTGGACAGCAAGGGCAACGCCGAAGAGGCGCTGTCGGTGCTGAAGTCGGCGCTGGACCAGGACGTGGCCTTCGTCGCCCAGGGCAACAGCTCGGCGGTCGCCGCCGCGCTGATCGACGCGCTCAACAAGCACAACCAGCGCGAGCCGGCCCGGCAGGCACTCTTCCTGAACTACTCGGCGGTCGAGCCCTCGCTGACCAACGAGAAGTGCAGCCCCTGGCATTTCCGCTTCGACGCGCATGCCGACATGCGCCTGGGCGCGCTGATGGACGTGATGGCGCAGGACAGTGCGCTCAAGCGCGTCTACCTGATCGGCCAGGACTACAGCTTCGGCCAGTACGTGGTGCGCCGCGCCCAGGAGCTGATCGGCCAGCGCCGCCCCGATGTCAGCGTGGTCGGCCAGGAAATGCACCCGATCGGCCGGGTCAAGGACTTCCTGCCCTACGCCACCAAGATCAAGGCCAGCGGCGCCCAGGCGGTGGTCACCGGCAACTGGGGCAACGACCTGACGCTGCTGGTCAAGGCGGCGCGCGAGGTGGGCTTCGAGGGCAAGTTCTACACCTTCTACGGCAATGCGCTGGGCGTGCCGGGCACGCTGGGCGAGGCGGGCGTCGACCGCGTGGTGGCGCTGGCCGAGTGGCATCCGAACGTGGGTGGCAAGGCCTCCGATGAGCTGGTGCAGCGCTTCCGCCAGCGCTTCCCCAAGCCCGAGGACGACTACCTCCACGTGCGCATGCAGGTGATGGTCGAGATGCTGGCGCAGGCCATCGAACGGGCGAAGAGTGCCGAGGCCGGCGCGGTGGCCCGGGCCCTGTCGGGCGCGCGCTACGACGGCCGGACACTCGGCGGCCTGGGCCAGGGCGTGATGCGCGCGGGCGACCACCAGTTCATCCAGCCGCTGTACGTCAGTGTGATGCGCAAGGCCGGCAGCGAGGGCGTGCGCTTCGACGTCGAGGGCAGCGGCTACGGTTTCCGCACCCTGCGCTACCTGAGTGCGGCGCAGACCGAGCTGCCGCACAGCTGCAAGATGCCGGCATACTGA
- the lgt gene encoding prolipoprotein diacylglyceryl transferase, producing the protein MLVHPQFDPVAINLGFFQIHWYGLTYLAAFGLFYLLATRRIRHAPYAAGGWTAREVEDLLFFGVLGVILGGRIGYVLFYKPGYYLANPLEIFAVWKGGMAFHGGLLGVLVAMVVFARLRGRRFFEVTDLVAPCVPTGLACGRLGNFINGELWGRAADASLPWAMVFPQSGSELPRHPSQLYQFALEGLALFVLLWFYGRSRGAHTSAAGGVVWGRVSGAFLVGYGSFRFIAEYFREPDSFLGLLALNLSMGQWLCVPMIVAGALIWWWAGRSAVAR; encoded by the coding sequence ATGCTCGTCCATCCGCAATTCGATCCCGTCGCGATCAACCTGGGGTTTTTCCAGATCCACTGGTACGGCCTGACCTACCTGGCCGCTTTCGGCCTGTTCTACCTGCTGGCGACGCGCCGCATCCGCCATGCGCCCTACGCGGCCGGTGGCTGGACCGCCCGCGAGGTGGAGGACCTGCTCTTCTTCGGTGTGCTGGGCGTGATCCTGGGGGGGCGCATCGGCTACGTGCTGTTCTACAAACCTGGCTACTACCTGGCCAACCCGCTGGAGATCTTCGCGGTGTGGAAGGGGGGCATGGCCTTCCACGGCGGCCTGCTGGGCGTGCTGGTGGCGATGGTGGTGTTTGCGCGGCTGCGCGGTCGGCGCTTCTTCGAGGTGACCGATCTGGTGGCTCCCTGCGTGCCCACCGGGCTGGCCTGCGGCCGGCTGGGCAATTTCATCAATGGCGAGCTCTGGGGGCGGGCGGCTGATGCGTCGCTGCCCTGGGCGATGGTGTTCCCGCAGTCCGGCAGCGAGCTGCCGCGGCACCCGTCGCAGCTCTACCAGTTCGCGCTGGAGGGGCTGGCGCTGTTTGTGCTGCTCTGGTTCTATGGGCGCAGCCGCGGCGCGCACACGTCGGCCGCGGGTGGCGTCGTCTGGGGGCGGGTGTCTGGCGCCTTCCTGGTCGGTTACGGCAGCTTCCGCTTCATCGCCGAGTACTTCCGCGAGCCGGACAGTTTCCTGGGCCTGCTGGCCCTGAACCTCAGCATGGGCCAGTGGCTGTGCGTGCCGATGATCGTCGCCGGGGCGCTGATCTGGTGGTGGGCCGGCCGCAGCGCGGTGGCGCGATGA